The Kroppenstedtia pulmonis genome has a segment encoding these proteins:
- a CDS encoding sugar phosphate isomerase/epimerase family protein has product MQVGIVHFMAYPQTMGGEGPILETVNKIVTDDFFSAIEITRVNDAEERKQVGQLLESGRMTVGFGAQPVLLGNKADLNAFDEEKRNEAIELVKGAIDQAYEVKAGKLGLLSGPKPSHNQDKAVQLLVDSLKELCQYAKSKGNLVLSLETFDDETDKKCLIGPNSLAVEVAQEVRKTDPTFGLMLDLSHLPMQREKTATALHTARDYLNHAHIGNCYIKNPSDPAYGDQHPRFGYPGSENDVDELAEYLRVLLDIGYIGEGSDNVVAFEVKPVGNESSDAIIAQSKRTLVKAWNVMDQAKQALTTAWNKV; this is encoded by the coding sequence ATGCAAGTTGGTATTGTGCACTTTATGGCCTATCCTCAGACAATGGGAGGAGAAGGGCCGATTTTGGAAACCGTCAATAAGATTGTTACGGACGATTTTTTCTCGGCAATTGAGATTACACGTGTGAATGACGCGGAGGAACGAAAGCAAGTCGGGCAACTTTTGGAATCCGGCAGAATGACTGTGGGCTTTGGTGCTCAACCAGTATTGTTAGGCAATAAAGCAGACCTGAATGCCTTTGATGAGGAAAAGCGGAATGAGGCTATTGAACTGGTCAAAGGTGCCATTGATCAAGCCTATGAGGTGAAAGCGGGCAAGTTGGGACTGTTAAGTGGTCCCAAGCCGAGTCATAACCAGGATAAAGCGGTACAGTTGCTGGTGGATTCCTTGAAGGAGCTTTGCCAGTATGCTAAAAGCAAGGGGAACCTCGTACTCTCCCTGGAAACTTTTGATGATGAGACGGATAAAAAGTGCCTGATCGGACCCAACTCTTTGGCAGTGGAAGTGGCACAGGAAGTGAGGAAGACGGACCCGACTTTCGGCTTGATGCTGGATCTGAGTCATTTGCCCATGCAACGGGAAAAGACGGCAACGGCTCTCCATACAGCCCGGGATTATTTAAATCATGCTCATATCGGCAACTGTTACATTAAGAATCCTTCCGATCCGGCATACGGTGACCAGCATCCTCGCTTTGGATATCCGGGAAGTGAAAACGATGTCGATGAGCTGGCAGAGTACTTGCGTGTATTGCTTGATATCGGTTACATCGGAGAAGGGTCGGATAATGTGGTTGCTTTTGAAGTTAAGCCGGTTGGAAACGAATCCTCGGATGCAATCATTGCCCAGTCCAAACGGACTTTGGTGAAAGCGTGGAATGTGATGGACCAAGCCAAGCAGGCGTTGACGACTGCATGGAATAAGGTATAA
- the ilvB gene encoding biosynthetic-type acetolactate synthase large subunit produces the protein MAKQKMLAAEAIALLLERKGVEHVYGVPGAAILPFYDAVREKTKIKSFVVRHEQTGAFMADGYSRATGKVGVCAATSGPGGTNLLTGLYGAYMDSIPMLAFTGQVAVPLIGSMAFQEAPVTEMAKPVCKAVYLPTDPHKIPEIVHEAWETATTGRKGPVLIDLPVDVQKVEIEVDLDAFTSVPERLPEAKDEDIDEVLHLLKQAKKPVLLSGGGVNLANATQELKEMAEALQIPVVTALMGIDTFPNDHPLFAGRMGTMLNTPYGNKTILESDLIINLGGRFGDRSTGKTDVFKRDAKIVHVNLDKKEIGKSVKTEVGIVADVKSFMVKMTQAVKDVKSEIAVTVSEGVKKLDLTEERKRHARKTDFETLPIKPQRALRELREFLDRDAFVSHDCGISQIWSCQLFETYLPRTYLITGGAGTMGWGLGAAMAAKLAYPERQSVNIVGDGSLGMSLQDLATAAKFDIPVIVFVLHNALLGLIRQQQNWFYEERDISTDLVYYNELSDNGDRGTDFVKTAEGMGVRGELVTHWKDIKPALQRAKDLNKPYVIEVVVDPKAICGFANDGTLKGIDYTQN, from the coding sequence ATGGCAAAGCAAAAAATGTTGGCGGCGGAAGCGATTGCGCTTCTCCTTGAGAGAAAAGGTGTGGAGCATGTATATGGTGTTCCTGGAGCGGCGATTCTTCCCTTTTACGATGCGGTTCGCGAAAAAACAAAAATCAAGTCATTTGTTGTTCGTCATGAGCAGACAGGTGCCTTTATGGCAGATGGTTACTCCCGGGCAACCGGCAAAGTGGGAGTTTGTGCAGCCACCTCAGGACCCGGTGGTACCAACCTGCTGACAGGATTGTACGGTGCCTATATGGACTCGATTCCCATGCTTGCCTTTACCGGTCAGGTGGCGGTTCCCCTCATTGGTAGCATGGCTTTCCAGGAAGCCCCGGTGACGGAAATGGCAAAGCCGGTATGTAAAGCAGTTTACTTGCCAACGGATCCACACAAGATTCCAGAGATTGTCCATGAAGCCTGGGAGACAGCCACGACTGGACGTAAAGGTCCTGTATTGATCGACCTGCCGGTAGATGTCCAAAAAGTGGAGATCGAGGTGGACCTCGATGCCTTCACCAGTGTTCCAGAAAGGCTTCCGGAAGCGAAGGATGAAGATATTGACGAAGTGCTGCATCTGTTGAAGCAGGCGAAAAAACCGGTGCTTCTCTCAGGCGGGGGGGTCAATCTGGCTAATGCCACACAGGAGCTTAAAGAAATGGCAGAAGCCCTGCAGATACCTGTTGTGACGGCTTTAATGGGAATTGACACCTTTCCCAACGACCACCCTCTGTTTGCCGGTCGAATGGGAACCATGCTGAATACTCCCTATGGAAACAAGACGATTCTTGAATCTGATCTGATCATTAATCTGGGCGGTCGCTTTGGTGATCGCAGTACAGGTAAAACGGATGTTTTTAAAAGGGATGCCAAGATTGTCCACGTCAATCTGGATAAGAAGGAAATCGGAAAATCAGTAAAAACTGAGGTGGGCATCGTTGCCGATGTGAAATCTTTCATGGTAAAGATGACCCAGGCTGTAAAGGATGTCAAATCAGAAATTGCCGTTACGGTAAGTGAGGGTGTCAAAAAGCTGGATTTGACAGAGGAGCGGAAGCGACACGCCCGAAAAACCGATTTCGAAACCCTTCCCATCAAGCCCCAACGTGCATTACGGGAACTGAGGGAATTTCTGGACCGGGATGCTTTTGTTTCCCACGATTGTGGTATCAGCCAGATTTGGTCTTGTCAACTGTTTGAAACGTATCTGCCCCGTACCTACTTGATAACAGGGGGAGCCGGAACGATGGGGTGGGGTCTGGGAGCCGCCATGGCGGCAAAGCTGGCTTATCCGGAGCGGCAGAGTGTCAACATCGTCGGTGACGGCAGCCTGGGTATGTCGCTACAGGATCTGGCCACCGCTGCCAAATTTGATATTCCGGTGATTGTGTTCGTCTTGCACAATGCCTTACTTGGCTTAATTCGTCAGCAACAGAATTGGTTTTATGAGGAACGGGATATTTCCACAGACCTTGTCTATTACAATGAGTTGTCTGATAACGGAGATCGTGGAACCGACTTTGTGAAAACTGCAGAAGGGATGGGGGTTCGTGGAGAACTGGTAACCCATTGGAAAGATATCAAGCCTGCATTGCAACGGGCCAAAGATCTGAATAAGCCCTATGTGATCGAAGTGGTAGTGGATCCGAAAGCGATCTGTGGTTTTGCCAATGACGGAACCTTAAAGGGAATTGATTACACACAGAATTGA
- a CDS encoding four-carbon acid sugar kinase family protein — MNPTSNRRTVDELAWAFPPQKEEEGLRQKIAQLWSGKNHKIIVLDDDPTGVQTVHDVFVITDWSEEWIRQGLQDRRNVLFILTNTRSFHPEKAATINREIMGNLTRVAEEMKLEFSVISRGDSTLRGHYPLEMNVIEEELNRRAGFTFNGHLIIPSFFEGGRYTLDDTHYLREGDYLVPVHETEFAEDNVFGFSNAHLPKWVVEKGGAHSVKDVQTITLEDIRIGGVDRIYDILLSLRNNRPVIVNATSYRDLDVISVALIKAMEVGKRYLFRTAASFVKSFAGIGERAFLSAEEMTAKKGKSHGGLIIVGSHTKKTTDQLGELINRYPVRTVEVDVSKILDSSSQREEENRVLKSVEESIVAGRDTVIYTSRKVVIAEKKYESLSISQQISNSLASLVRSLSATPKFIVAKGGITSSDIATQGLGVKKAKILGQATFGIPVWLTGPESLFPHTPYIVFPGNVGDTFTLSEIVGKIGTAGFK; from the coding sequence GTGAATCCAACATCCAATCGCAGAACTGTTGATGAGTTAGCCTGGGCGTTTCCCCCACAGAAAGAAGAAGAAGGGTTGCGGCAGAAAATTGCCCAACTGTGGAGCGGAAAAAACCACAAAATTATCGTTCTGGATGACGATCCTACAGGTGTGCAAACCGTTCATGACGTTTTTGTGATCACGGACTGGAGCGAGGAATGGATTCGTCAGGGGTTGCAAGATCGACGAAATGTCCTCTTTATCCTGACAAATACAAGAAGTTTTCACCCGGAAAAAGCTGCAACCATCAATCGGGAAATCATGGGGAACCTTACACGAGTTGCTGAAGAAATGAAGTTGGAATTTTCCGTTATCAGCAGAGGAGATTCCACTTTGAGAGGCCACTATCCCCTGGAGATGAATGTGATTGAAGAGGAATTGAACCGCAGAGCAGGGTTCACTTTCAACGGTCATCTCATTATCCCGAGTTTTTTCGAGGGTGGACGTTATACATTGGATGACACTCACTATCTTCGTGAAGGGGATTATCTGGTTCCGGTTCATGAGACGGAATTTGCTGAAGATAACGTATTTGGATTTTCAAATGCTCACCTCCCCAAGTGGGTGGTTGAGAAAGGGGGAGCTCACTCCGTCAAGGATGTGCAAACGATTACCCTGGAGGATATACGAATCGGAGGGGTGGATCGGATATATGACATCCTGCTCTCCCTGCGGAATAACAGGCCGGTTATTGTAAACGCCACAAGCTACAGGGATTTGGATGTGATTTCCGTTGCTTTGATCAAAGCAATGGAGGTTGGAAAGCGGTATCTGTTCCGCACTGCGGCTTCCTTCGTCAAATCCTTTGCAGGAATCGGGGAACGGGCTTTTCTTTCTGCCGAGGAAATGACGGCAAAGAAAGGGAAAAGCCATGGAGGTTTAATTATCGTTGGATCTCACACAAAGAAGACGACGGATCAACTTGGGGAGCTGATCAATCGTTATCCTGTAAGGACAGTGGAAGTCGATGTGTCCAAGATTTTGGACAGTTCCTCTCAAAGGGAGGAGGAAAACCGTGTCTTAAAAAGCGTTGAGGAGTCCATTGTTGCAGGACGAGATACCGTCATCTATACCAGTCGCAAAGTGGTGATAGCAGAAAAGAAATATGAAAGCTTGTCTATCAGTCAGCAGATTTCTAACAGCTTGGCTTCCCTGGTTCGCTCATTGTCTGCCACCCCGAAGTTCATCGTAGCCAAAGGGGGTATTACTTCCAGTGATATCGCCACTCAGGGGCTGGGAGTCAAAAAAGCCAAAATTTTAGGTCAAGCAACATTTGGAATCCCTGTTTGGTTAACCGGACCGGAATCTCTGTTTCCCCATACACCGTATATCGTGTTTCCGGGAAATGTGGGTGATACTTTTACCCTGTCTGAGATTGTCGGAAAGATAGGCACTGCCGGTTTTAAATAA
- a CDS encoding transketolase family protein — MPKMIAPREGYSRALIELGKQHEDLVVLDADCAKSNMTNLFKQEFPDRFYNIGISECDLVGTAAGFSLTGKVPFANAYANFLTGRAFDQMRISVCYANNNVKIVGHNAGTSPAQEGATHLPLEDISLMRSLPRMTVVVPADSVEMEKAVKAAYHFTGPLYLRVGKLPVPVVTKPEDPFRIGKAIQYRKGSDVSIISSGIMLDESFKAAEELKKRGIQADVLHVHTIKPIDVDAIVQSATKTGRVVTVEEHSIIGGLGSAVAEVLAEHRPTPLRRIGTQDRFGVSGKMDELLDFFELRAARIIRTVEGLLETAKAL, encoded by the coding sequence ATGCCGAAAATGATAGCGCCTCGTGAAGGGTACAGTCGGGCTTTGATTGAACTGGGCAAGCAACACGAGGATTTGGTTGTCCTGGACGCCGACTGTGCCAAATCCAACATGACCAATTTATTTAAGCAGGAGTTTCCTGATCGTTTTTACAACATCGGAATTTCTGAATGTGATTTGGTCGGAACGGCTGCAGGTTTCTCTTTGACGGGTAAAGTTCCCTTTGCCAATGCCTATGCGAATTTTTTGACGGGTCGGGCTTTTGACCAGATGAGGATTTCCGTCTGTTATGCCAACAACAATGTGAAAATCGTCGGTCATAATGCCGGAACCTCTCCGGCTCAGGAGGGAGCGACACACCTTCCGTTGGAGGATATTTCGCTGATGCGCTCCCTGCCCCGGATGACGGTTGTGGTACCTGCGGATTCCGTGGAGATGGAAAAAGCGGTAAAAGCTGCCTATCACTTTACGGGACCTTTGTATCTGCGTGTAGGCAAGTTGCCGGTTCCAGTCGTTACTAAGCCGGAGGATCCTTTCCGGATCGGTAAGGCCATCCAATATCGAAAAGGTTCTGACGTCTCTATTATCAGTAGCGGGATTATGCTGGATGAATCCTTTAAAGCCGCAGAGGAATTGAAAAAGCGGGGAATCCAGGCTGATGTGCTCCATGTGCATACCATTAAACCCATCGATGTGGATGCCATCGTCCAATCCGCAACAAAAACGGGTCGAGTGGTTACCGTAGAGGAGCATTCCATCATCGGCGGTTTGGGCAGTGCTGTGGCGGAAGTGCTGGCTGAGCACCGGCCAACCCCCCTTCGGCGGATCGGCACCCAGGATCGGTTTGGCGTTTCCGGCAAGATGGATGAACTGTTGGACTTCTTCGAATTGAGGGCGGCCCGAATCATCCGTACTGTGGAAGGGCTGTTGGAAACGGCAAAAGCTCTATGA
- a CDS encoding transketolase: MDAKLTRYTELSKRIRRHIVRMTHHAGSGHPGGSLSATELLTVLFFEHMNVDPKNPEWADRDYFFLSKGHCTPVYYSVLAEKGFFPVEELMTFRDVDGRLHGHPCSEQCPGVDISSGSLGQGLSVANGVALSAKLDGKSQRSYVMIGDGEAQEGQVWEAAMTTPHYELDNVCAILDWNKIQLDDYVENVMGVGDFTGKWKAFGWHVVEINGHDLREVDDAFREAKRTKGKPTAIIAHTIKGKGISFMENTHKWHGLAPSDEELDTALKELV; encoded by the coding sequence ATGGATGCGAAACTAACCCGTTACACAGAGTTGAGCAAAAGGATTCGCCGGCACATTGTCAGAATGACCCATCATGCCGGGAGTGGGCATCCTGGAGGGTCCCTGTCGGCGACGGAATTGTTGACAGTGTTGTTTTTCGAACACATGAATGTGGACCCTAAGAACCCGGAATGGGCGGATCGTGACTATTTCTTCCTGTCAAAAGGGCACTGTACACCGGTCTATTACTCGGTCCTTGCTGAGAAAGGTTTTTTTCCGGTGGAAGAGCTGATGACTTTCCGGGATGTGGATGGTCGCTTGCATGGTCATCCTTGCAGTGAACAATGTCCCGGTGTGGATATTTCTTCCGGTTCATTGGGGCAGGGCTTATCTGTGGCCAACGGAGTTGCATTGTCGGCGAAACTGGATGGGAAGTCTCAGCGGTCTTATGTCATGATCGGTGATGGTGAAGCCCAGGAAGGGCAAGTTTGGGAAGCGGCGATGACAACTCCTCATTACGAATTGGACAATGTTTGTGCAATTCTGGACTGGAACAAGATCCAGTTGGACGATTATGTGGAGAATGTGATGGGAGTCGGTGATTTCACAGGAAAATGGAAGGCGTTTGGATGGCATGTGGTAGAGATCAACGGCCACGACTTGAGGGAAGTGGACGATGCTTTCCGGGAAGCCAAGAGAACGAAGGGGAAGCCTACTGCAATTATCGCCCACACCATAAAAGGAAAAGGAATTTCTTTCATGGAGAATACTCATAAGTGGCATGGTTTGGCACCAAGTGACGAAGAATTGGACACGGCGTTAAAGGAGTTGGTATAA
- the tpx gene encoding thiol peroxidase → MLQVTLEGKPLTLSGKQVKTGDKAPDFTVLANDLSSVSLQDSAGTTRIFCVAPSLDTPVCDQQTRRFNEEAASLKDVTILTVSVDLPFAQKRWCGANGIDRVQTVSDHRDLSFGNAYGVVIKELRLLARSVFVVDKNDRLVYVEYVPELTQYPDYDAALRAVENAR, encoded by the coding sequence ATGTTGCAAGTAACCCTTGAGGGAAAGCCCCTGACCTTGTCAGGAAAACAAGTAAAAACAGGGGATAAAGCGCCGGACTTCACAGTATTGGCCAATGATCTCAGTTCTGTTTCTCTTCAAGACTCTGCCGGAACTACCCGTATTTTTTGTGTGGCGCCCTCCCTGGACACTCCTGTTTGCGATCAGCAAACCCGACGCTTCAACGAGGAAGCGGCTTCGTTGAAAGATGTTACGATCTTGACGGTAAGTGTAGATTTACCTTTTGCACAAAAGCGTTGGTGTGGTGCAAATGGAATTGACAGAGTACAGACAGTATCTGATCATCGCGATTTGTCCTTCGGCAACGCTTATGGTGTTGTGATTAAGGAACTCCGTCTGTTGGCCCGATCGGTATTTGTCGTGGATAAAAATGACCGACTGGTTTATGTGGAATATGTACCTGAATTGACCCAGTATCCTGATTATGATGCAGCTCTCAGGGCTGTTGAAAATGCTCGGTGA
- a CDS encoding nucleobase:cation symporter-2 family protein: MEKLSKWKMIVLGFQHVCVMYGGAVAVPLIVGPAIGLTTQQLVYLISFDLLTCGIVTLIQVIGGRYYGIKLPALMAVSFVVVEPVIAIGKIHSITGVLGAVIVSGVVVTILAQFFGKIVKYFPPLVTGSVVLIIGTSLMPVAMNNVAGGSGASDFGHAHNLLLAGFTLICFLVLNNYFQGFMKTISVLISMAVGTIVAAFMGMVDIWALKEASWFTMVTPFYFGMPTFQLSSILAMTVIAIIIMIESVGVFMALGEFCDRKVGEEDIKKGLRAEGIGGIVSGIFNSFNHSTFSQNIGLVFLTGVKSRYVVVAAGGILILLGLMPKVAALTTMIPKPVLGGAMIPMFGMLISASLRMILQSDLTKTTNQLILAVGVGVGLAVKGAPEVFAAYPDIVRLLFGNGVVMGTLTLFVLNLLLNGPEEKAGTREPVPTEKVESFKSDGSEASL; encoded by the coding sequence ATGGAAAAGTTAAGTAAATGGAAAATGATTGTGTTGGGTTTTCAACATGTCTGTGTGATGTATGGCGGTGCTGTGGCTGTCCCTCTCATCGTTGGTCCTGCCATCGGATTGACAACACAGCAGCTGGTTTATCTTATCTCTTTTGACTTGCTGACTTGTGGGATTGTCACATTGATTCAAGTCATCGGTGGGCGATATTACGGGATTAAACTGCCTGCTTTGATGGCGGTTTCCTTTGTTGTGGTGGAACCGGTGATCGCAATCGGTAAGATTCACAGTATAACCGGAGTATTGGGGGCCGTAATCGTTTCCGGAGTAGTTGTAACCATACTGGCCCAGTTTTTCGGCAAGATCGTAAAATACTTTCCTCCTCTTGTAACGGGATCAGTCGTGTTGATTATCGGTACCTCGTTGATGCCAGTGGCGATGAATAACGTTGCAGGCGGGTCCGGCGCTTCTGACTTTGGCCATGCACATAATCTTCTGTTGGCAGGATTTACATTGATTTGCTTTTTGGTTCTCAACAACTACTTCCAAGGATTCATGAAAACGATTTCAGTCCTTATTTCGATGGCAGTGGGTACAATTGTGGCTGCCTTTATGGGGATGGTGGACATATGGGCACTGAAGGAAGCTTCCTGGTTTACGATGGTGACTCCCTTTTATTTCGGGATGCCCACTTTTCAGTTATCCTCTATTTTGGCCATGACCGTCATTGCCATCATCATAATGATTGAAAGTGTCGGGGTCTTTATGGCCTTGGGAGAATTTTGTGATCGAAAAGTTGGGGAAGAGGATATTAAGAAGGGGTTGCGTGCAGAAGGAATCGGCGGGATTGTCAGCGGGATCTTCAACTCTTTCAATCACTCCACTTTTTCGCAAAACATCGGGCTTGTATTTCTTACGGGAGTCAAAAGTCGTTATGTGGTAGTTGCTGCCGGGGGAATTCTGATATTGCTGGGACTGATGCCGAAGGTGGCGGCACTTACAACCATGATTCCCAAACCGGTTCTGGGCGGGGCTATGATTCCGATGTTCGGTATGCTGATCTCCGCTTCACTGCGAATGATTTTACAGTCGGATTTGACGAAAACAACAAACCAACTAATTTTAGCTGTGGGTGTTGGAGTAGGTTTGGCCGTAAAAGGTGCACCGGAGGTTTTTGCCGCTTATCCGGACATCGTTCGGCTTTTGTTTGGGAACGGAGTCGTTATGGGAACTCTTACACTGTTTGTATTGAATCTGTTGTTGAATGGTCCTGAAGAAAAAGCTGGCACAAGGGAACCTGTCCCCACAGAAAAAGTTGAGTCTTTCAAATCAGATGGATCTGAAGCCTCTCTGTAA
- a CDS encoding PucR family transcriptional regulator, producing the protein MPLSVAEVLTIQAPVQCRLVAGRRGLHRCIRSVSIMDSPDTSLWLKPGDLLITTGYVFKDDANLQVRLIRDLAEGNCAGLAIKIKRFFLAIPEAMRLEADRLSLPLFEIPYDLGLSDVLCTLTREIINRRQLVDETQRTNFFAGLLEGEFTDKGEVLNRGWNYGLLPECEYIVLCVMLSSDSEKESIAADRVIFQGLVNEVESLINVNLLGVQLDDGIVIIQRREENVLPSTLARKVAELFIKRYPKRTQKQKITVGIGSHQPDVLTLYKSYQEAKEAIYLGRRASSRTGDTIYEFSAYEPEALLQHLPDDVLSRYVTATLEVLKQYDQENGTELLHTLEIYLNCGRRLREAADKLYVHRNTVKFRINRIEELLGIDLSEGEAAFRLQLALRVAHLLGFP; encoded by the coding sequence ATGCCCTTGTCGGTAGCAGAAGTACTGACGATTCAGGCTCCGGTTCAATGTCGGCTGGTAGCCGGCCGCCGAGGGCTGCACCGTTGTATTCGCTCGGTCAGTATCATGGATTCACCGGATACCTCTTTATGGTTAAAACCCGGCGACCTGTTAATCACCACTGGTTATGTATTTAAGGATGATGCAAATCTCCAGGTCCGCCTTATCCGAGATCTTGCCGAAGGAAACTGCGCCGGTCTGGCTATCAAAATCAAACGATTTTTCCTGGCGATTCCTGAAGCTATGAGATTGGAAGCCGATCGTCTCAGTCTGCCATTGTTTGAAATTCCTTATGACTTGGGTTTATCTGACGTCCTGTGTACCCTTACCCGGGAAATTATCAATCGGAGACAACTCGTGGACGAAACCCAGCGAACAAACTTTTTTGCCGGCCTCCTCGAAGGGGAATTTACCGATAAAGGGGAAGTTTTAAACAGAGGATGGAATTACGGACTTTTGCCTGAATGTGAATATATCGTTTTGTGTGTAATGCTCAGTTCAGACTCTGAGAAGGAATCGATCGCTGCAGACAGAGTCATTTTTCAGGGTTTGGTCAACGAGGTGGAAAGCTTAATCAATGTCAATTTGTTAGGCGTACAGTTAGATGATGGCATTGTCATTATTCAGCGGCGTGAAGAAAATGTTTTGCCATCCACCTTGGCACGGAAAGTGGCTGAACTCTTCATTAAACGATATCCCAAAAGAACGCAGAAACAGAAGATCACCGTGGGTATCGGCTCACACCAACCTGACGTTTTAACTCTGTATAAAAGCTATCAAGAGGCTAAAGAAGCGATCTATTTGGGAAGACGTGCCTCCTCCAGAACGGGAGATACCATCTACGAATTCAGCGCTTACGAACCGGAAGCATTACTCCAACATCTTCCCGATGACGTTCTTAGCCGGTATGTTACTGCAACTCTGGAAGTACTGAAACAGTATGATCAGGAAAACGGCACAGAACTCTTGCATACCCTGGAAATCTATTTAAACTGTGGACGACGACTGAGAGAGGCCGCCGACAAATTGTACGTACACAGGAACACTGTAAAATTCCGGATCAACCGAATTGAGGAGTTACTTGGAATCGACCTGTCGGAGGGAGAAGCAGCCTTCCGGCTTCAACTGGCTCTGCGTGTAGCTCACCTGCTTGGTTTTCCTTAA
- a CDS encoding PucR family transcriptional regulator, which produces MVTMAEVLRIPPLDRCSVVAGGHGLTRSVQSVNSFDAPDVVPWFKAGELVLTTGYVFKNDEAAQIELVQAMAERNCAGLGIKVNHFLSELPDSLLQVADDHDLPLLEIPYDVPISDLVFPLLREIFAFQRQHKAQNRQETFFAGLLQGKWLGRDAILAQGRDFGLLPGYDYICLCIHLASSSVSEGQSNVRKVTEILHAVREKKGVTWWVSEWEGTVIIIQISRDENKTEFHIALRQLARKLAEEWNVRFPEDQVMIGIGTYHDDVLGISTSYKNAQEAVRLGWRVAPSSENTVYEYAALKPYSILQEVPDDILQSYVEEVLTPLIRYDREKHANLLETLEAYLGSGGRPSVAARNLGVHRNTVNFRLGRIKDLLGVDLDDGETTFRLQLAFHAIHLL; this is translated from the coding sequence ATGGTAACCATGGCTGAAGTATTACGTATTCCCCCTTTGGATCGTTGTTCCGTTGTTGCAGGAGGGCATGGACTGACACGCAGTGTACAATCGGTGAATAGCTTTGATGCTCCAGATGTGGTTCCTTGGTTCAAAGCTGGAGAATTGGTATTAACCACTGGATATGTTTTTAAGAATGACGAGGCTGCTCAGATTGAACTGGTACAGGCGATGGCCGAGCGGAACTGTGCCGGTTTGGGTATCAAAGTTAATCATTTTTTGTCGGAGCTTCCCGACTCCCTGTTGCAAGTTGCAGATGATCATGATCTGCCTCTACTTGAAATTCCCTATGATGTGCCTATCTCGGATTTGGTTTTTCCTCTCCTTCGTGAGATATTTGCTTTTCAGAGGCAACATAAAGCACAAAATCGACAGGAAACATTTTTCGCAGGCTTGTTACAAGGTAAATGGCTTGGTCGGGATGCCATACTGGCCCAGGGAAGAGATTTTGGATTGTTACCAGGGTACGATTATATCTGCTTGTGTATCCATTTGGCATCTTCATCTGTCAGTGAAGGACAGTCGAATGTTCGGAAAGTAACAGAAATCCTTCATGCTGTCAGGGAAAAGAAGGGGGTAACTTGGTGGGTATCTGAATGGGAAGGTACAGTCATTATCATCCAGATTTCCCGGGATGAGAACAAAACAGAATTTCATATTGCCCTTCGGCAACTGGCAAGAAAGTTGGCAGAGGAATGGAATGTAAGGTTTCCTGAGGATCAAGTGATGATTGGTATTGGCACCTATCATGATGATGTCCTGGGAATCAGCACCAGTTACAAGAATGCCCAGGAAGCGGTACGATTGGGTTGGCGGGTGGCTCCATCCTCTGAAAACACTGTTTACGAATATGCAGCATTGAAACCTTACAGCATTCTTCAGGAGGTACCGGATGATATACTACAATCTTATGTGGAAGAAGTGTTGACCCCTTTGATCCGCTATGACCGGGAAAAACATGCAAATTTATTGGAGACACTAGAGGCTTATCTGGGCAGTGGAGGCCGTCCATCCGTGGCCGCCCGCAATTTGGGTGTACACCGTAATACGGTCAATTTTCGCTTGGGTCGTATCAAAGACTTGTTGGGTGTAGATTTAGATGATGGGGAGACCACGTTCCGGCTTCAGCTTGCATTCCATGCTATTCATTTGTTGTAG